The Leishmania panamensis strain MHOM/PA/94/PSC-1 chromosome 5 sequence genomic sequence tctctccggCTTTCGCTAGAATGGCCTCTGAGGACCGCATCACGTTGATCGACGACGCCTCCGTCATCTGCGAAGACATTGTCAGCACCCTGTTCAACCACGAAACGCGCTACCAGCACAACAAGGTTACCGGCCTCGTCTCCGCCATCTCCGATcaggtggtgcagcggctgacgcaggaggcgaagctgccgcGCAAGtacgtcgtcctcgtcacgATCCTGCAGAAGAACGGTGCTGGTATGCAGATGATCTCCTCGTGCTCCTGGAACCCAACGAGTGACGCGTGCTACGTACACAGAGCGGAGAATAAGGCCATGTACTGCATCATTACAGTCTACGGTGTCACCGTGTAGTCgtgcgtgcagcagcgcgatcACGAGCGAGCCGGGCGCACGCCGTCCATGTCCCGCTCCCTTGTCGCACCCTTTGACATGTACAACGCCAACCCACGAACCCAGACACATGCGCACTCACGCCCAAGAGCACGTGATTGGGCGCCATGGCATCGAGTAATGGGGGGGACCCTTCTCAAACTCTCTCTCATGTTACTATTTGATTGTCTGTCGATGCCCTCACTAGCGCGCTCCACTGGTGGACCCAGGACGCAAATTCAAGCACTCGTAaagccctcctctcctctcctctcccctcctccctctcttcccaccCACTCCATGCCATGCCTCCCTCCTTATCCCCGTCCCTCCTGCgccctcgctttctctctctctctctctctctctctgtgctgcccCACCCATGCAGCCACTCACCACTCTGCACtcgcacgtgcgcacaccgTCGTCAATGTCGCCAAGGCGACTGAAGCACAGACCCTCACTGACATAGACATGCATACCACCGCTCCCTCTTGTGGCCCTTAATCATCCAACTCGGTTCTTCTCGAAGACACCGCTTACACATATATACAGCAACGATGGCTCGCCCCTGGAGAGTGAATGACACACATCCGCCAAtcgccctcttccttcctctctctctctccgcggCCTTtcaacaccaccgccatccaCTCCCACAGTCAGCTCCGCGAGCCTCTACCACCGGTTCCAGCCATTGGCCGTCTCGTTGTCTTCACAGAGCTCATGCATGCatccatctccctctctccccctccccagaTAGTCAGAGCGAAGCGAAGACGCCCCTCGCATTGCGCTTTGCTCGGGTGTTGAATGGACAGGGTATTTCTTCACTGTCACTCGGGTTCTCCTGCCCGGGGCTTTGTTGTGTTGTTTGCTCGTGTGTTCGACTCAGTCCTCCCACTCATTCAACCACCACTACCCCGTTCACATCTCCACCAGGTGAGATAGAAAAGTCGGAAGGATGGGTGATGCAGCGCCCTCGTGGGCACCGAACAGGAGATGCACGTATCGTActgaggcacacacacacacacacacacacacacacacacacctacacacctGGAGGCATATGGCGGGGTGTAAGCGGCACgatcgcacacacgctctcctGTATCGGATTCTCTGACGATGCGCACACATTGGCGTATGCCTGCGGACGGGAAAAGGAgaatgaggggaggggtgtttGCAtaacacgcgcacacgcgcgcagatgccccctctcccccctctttcgctCACTATCTCACTATTCTACCTGCACCCGCCAAAGCAGCGCCTCTGTGCACTATTCatctaccaccaccaccacctctccctgCACGTCGTGCCATTGCTGTTAATCTGCACTCGCGCCTCTACAGGCTttcgctctccctcatctCACTCATCATATTTGCTGTCAAGACCagtttccctctctgtctgtgcttAAAGGGGGCGCCACGCACCCTCCCTGACCCACGCATCCTCCACGTCCTCGCCATGCTGCGGCACAGCCTGTGGCGATATCGCCGCATCAGCTACGTGACGGATGTGGAGGGCGACTTTGCGTACTTTCAGCGCTTTGTCGCCATCTCACGAGTGCTTCAGTGGGAGTCGACAAAGCCTGCGGTCTCCTCCGACCCTCCCCGTTCCAGCGCGGGTAACAGCAACGACAGGGGAGTCGCGAATGCCCGGTGGGCACCGCTGTCCTCTGCCGTGCTTCCGGCTCCTTCGAAGGCGTTTCCAGCAAGCAACCCTGCTGCCAACATGCAAACACTAgataccaccaccaccgcaactgccgctgccgccgttgatGCCTACGAGCCGGGGTATTGTCATCTTGTGGACCTCTCTCGCTATCGGCTTGGCTTCCAGGACGCAAGCTCGCACTTCGTCTTCGGTGGCGACGCCTTCGACCATGGCAGCGACATCACATtcggcgaggtgctgctcgacttCAAACGCCGCTTCCCATCTcgtgtgcacctgctgctcggAAACCGAGACGTGAACAAGATGGCCATGTACCCGCGCATGGCACGCGAGGTCGAGGGGATGACTCCCGACGCAGCAGAGGACAACGTCTTCACGCTAACACCACCGTCGAAAGAGACCatcgtggcggcagcggtgtcgcTGACCGAACCTGTGCGGTACCGCGACTTCCTActcaggcagcagcggcaagaagcacagcagcaggacggCGCAGGGCACGCCGCTTCGAGCCcgtgtggcggcggtgcttgtgtcagcagcagcaatacgCTGTGCACAGACGCTATTTCGTTCTTGCAGTGGGCATTGCAGTACAAGCTTGGAGGCCCGAACACCTTTGCCCATCGACGGCAGGAGCTGCGTGAGTTGGCGGCAATGGCGGCCGACGGGTGTGgggcggtgacggtggcacCTCCCGCAACTAATGCGGAGGCTATTCGGTACGGCAGTGCTAACGCCGAGGATGCCGTggtcgccgcctccttcttcgccgccgcgcagcccGGCGGGGTCTACTACGAGTACATCCGCGCCGGTGTCCTCAGCGTCGTGCTGGACGGCGTTCTTTTCGTCCACGGAGGTGTGAACAGCCGCAACGCCGGCTTTGTGCCCAGCCTGGAGGCGACCTCTTACGCGGAGCAGCGGACCGCTGGGCAGTGGTTGCTGCCAGGGATCCctgcgcaggaggcggcCTCGGCCCCGGAGGCGGCCTCGGCAACCTCGGCTCTGGACTGGCTTGCTGCCTTGGAGCGATTCAAagctgccgccttctccgaTTGGTCGAACGGCACTCCCCTGTgcggcgaggcgctgcgggcgTACGTCTACCCGCGCTTCGTCGCTCCACACTCGATTGCAGTGGGTACAGTGATGAACGTAGACGGCCCCCATCACATACCGCTCACAGTGGCCGCCTACCTTCTCCAGTCCGGCATCCACACCGTGTGCTCTGGGCACCAGCCGGTGGGCGACACCCCAGCCATCGTCCGTCAGCCCGGCGGCTTCACGATCGTCGACGCGGACAATTCCTACTGCGGCCGCGGCAACGAATTCTGCACGCAATTCAACCGccgcggcgcggctgtgaTGGAGCTCGTGTTTGAGCACCCGGAcgaccacggcggcggcgatgacgtgGCATCgcacagcgcagctgctgcctcgccCTCGCTGATCGTCCACGGCTGCCGTGCTGACAGTACGCCGTTCGAGTTCGATATCTACAGCGACTGGCGCGTGGGTCGTTACGTGGGTGACGGTTGGTGGGTGCGGTTGCCCCCagaggccaccgccgccgcgtcatcgtcgtctgacagcggcagcgaggcagcacaCGCGGGACTCTACGAGCTGCGGCGCACTCGGGACGGGTTCCGACACGAGGAGACGCGGTGGGCCACTGCAGCGGAGGTCGACACCTGGTTGTGGCAGGCCGCGGCAAGCAGGCAGGCGACCGTGCCAGGCGAATTGGCTCAGCGGTACACAGCGGAGGAACTCGCCGAGGTGCGTGTTCACCGCCTCAAGACAAAGGTGAAGCCCACGTGAGCTGTCATCGGCAATGCGGCGATGACTTCTTGTATCACTCGACAGCAGTGCACCTTGCTTGTGGATGCACGTCTGTGCACGCCTGCCACCACTCGACATGTCGTCgccggccccccccccccatcatCGCATACATTGATGCGCGCCAACGATTGCTCAGCAACCTCCGCAAAGGCGGCATGGCTGTGGAGTGGAAgaacagcagagaaagaCGAAAATTAGGTCGTGCGCCATGTGTGCACCGGTAAGCTGCGACGCACAGTGTCACGGACGCGCCTGTGCCTTCCGCCGAGAGACAAAGCCGCCTATCCCTTATGTATTGCATATCTGCTTGCTTTtactctccacctccttctctttcgtccTCACACCAGGGTCGTCTTCGGTGGAGTGAGTGTACGTGTGTCGAGCgtctctcgcccccccccccctctccgttgcCCTTTGTTTACCTCTCATGTCGTCCACATGGCTGCATGCGCTGCGGACGTACGCGAAGCGCACCAACACGACGTCAACCTCGCTTGTCGCTCGCCGTCACCTCTTCGACGAGCTATGTGCTGCTCATCTCTGCAGGCTGCCgaacgcgcagctgcatccCGATGCTCTCGCCGTCCTCCGCGAGGCACGttggtcgctgctgcgcgaaggcaccaccgccgacaaagcagagctgctggagcacatCGTGCGGCAGTACTCGCAAGCAAGTGAGAAGGCCATGTACGTGGCGCCCACGGCGTCTTGCAGCCCAGACGGcatgagcagctgcgctgaagCACACCGCAAGCAGCcgatgaagaagagcagTCGCGCGCAATTCCTGCAAAATCGGTCGCCAGAGCATTCAACCCGCAGCAGTAGTCCCAGCAATCTCCTCTCCGATGTGCAGCTCAGCGAGATGAGTatactgcagcagctgctgctggagcaggtgCAGTGCCTTGTTGAGGCCAAGGTATCTGACATTCCCTTGTCGGCGCGCCACTACCGCTACCCGATGCGCTCCCCGCTGCTCGCCACTGTAAGCCCGGAactgccgctactgctgctggaggagctcacACAGCAGAGCTCAGCAGTGTCGTCGACCATAGACTGGGAAGCGCGCGTTGACTGCTGTGTTGGCCTCGTCGCGGCGGGTCACACGCAGGAGGCACTCGCTCTGTGTGGCGATGATGGTAGTGCATTTCGCGCTGTGATACACcgtgtggcgcagctgcgtcgggacgggtggcggtgcgcgtggGCACTGGCAGATGCTGTCCCGCTGTCTCGCGTTCTTGACGACGCTGCGACCGCCTCTTTTGAGTGGCTGCGCGGGGTGCTGGAGGCAAATGACATGCGCCACCGAGCGGTCGTCGGTGCGCGGCAACCGGCCAGTGCCGATGCCAATCCCAAGCGGAATGTTGTGTTCGAGTGGGTGGATTGCCTGCGCCGCTTGATCGTGTCGTCGAGCACGGTGCCCTTGACCAGCGCAGAggggcaacagcaacagcagcgtgtGTCCGctacggcgctgcggctcatCATGGACACTTATCTGTCCATCTGTCCAGCCAGCCGCTGGCGGGATGCGGTCGGGGCGGTGCTGGAACTGGCTGGGACAACTAGTGGAGCGCCTGCTGTAGCACAAGCGGCCGCGGAGGGAAAGCGCTTTGCTGACGCGGTGACAATGGGGCGCCTCATGTCGATGCTTCAAGCGGCAGAGCAGCCATGGATGgtgctgcttttcttttACGGCGACTCGCTGGCACTGCAGGTCGCGTCTTCGGGGTCGCGTaccgacagcagcaccaagcGGCCTGAGAGCAATGGTACCGCAAGGTGGCGAGTGAGCGACGAGTCGGTGCAGGCAAAGGCGGCGGAGTGCGTGCGAGCAGCGCGCGACGCCGACCGCCTCACAGTGGCGACGGGTACAATGCTGAAGGAGCGCGACAAGCACCACGCCGCTATCTACAACCACGCCATGGTCGCCCTCGCTGCCACGGGACACTACACGGAAGCCATGCTCTTCTACCGTACGCTGCCGCGCCCGCTGGTCAATTGCTACACGCATTGgtctgtgctgcagctcttcttGCGGCCGACACACGACAGACACGCCGCGTCTGCGCTCCGCTCCTCTGACAACTACGATcagtgcacgcgcgcgctccGACACCTAATTCGGATGAACACGGCGGGGTCAGAGGCAGCGGATGCGCCAACCGAGGTAAACGACAACCGTGACGGCGCGCATCCGGCGAAGCCAATCAGCTTCACACGCGAGCAAGGTGGTGTGTGGGAATCCATGACGCTGTGGGCCGCACTCCGGCGGGACGCCGAGACGGTCGACCTGTGCGCTATGCACGCACCGGCCGCGTCTCGATATGCGCATCCCATTGCCCTGCTCTCGGCCGCGGCATCGCGCAGCGACGGTTGGTCATCCGCGCAGGCACAAGTCCGCCACATGTGCCGCGCGCCACGCACCACACTGAAGGAACTGAGCCTGGCAACGGCGGTCATGGCTTCGTTTTTCCCACACTGGCCGGAcgacactgctgcagcagaacCGCCTGTGCGAGCGGAGCTGTTTGACGAGGTGGCATGCTCGATGGCTCGCCTCGTCGGTCGCAGCCAGTCTCGCATGGACGAGATGCTCCAGTTCCTTGTCGACTACTCTGTCAGTcttcgacggcgccgccgtacGCCCATGAcgccgcaggaggaggaagcggcaCTTGACGACATCCTTGTCAAGGAAAACGTCCTCGCGAGCACCATTGACCTGGCCCGTCCGCGCCCCCCTGGCGCCGACAGGGGGCATCAAAGCAGCGACAAGAGCGGGGCGGACGACCCCCGTGTGTGGCGCACGCTGGTGCGTGTCATGGCGTCCGTTGCTGAGTTACAGGGCCTCTCCGCCGCGCGGGCCGCGCCGGCGCTCGTGTCGATCGGCGTCCCCGCCGAATTGGTAATTGACCTGCTGCCCACGTAAGCTGTGCAAGCGaaccccgccgccgctttcgccgcgcgcgcgcctggGGGGTTGTTTCGGAAATGCCAGGGCGGCGCCCGGGCCGACGCTCCGCCCCACGGCAAAAAATATAAAATgggccgcccccctcccctggtGCCCGAGAGCCCAGCACACCCTCAGCACGCGCGGAGAGAG encodes the following:
- a CDS encoding dynein-light chain-protein, putative (TriTrypDB/GeneDB-style sysID: LpmP.05.0410), whose amino-acid sequence is MASEDRITLIDDASVICEDIVSTLFNHETRYQHNKVTGLVSAISDQVVQRLTQEAKLPRKYVVLVTILQKNGAGMQMISSCSWNPTSDACYVHRAENKAMYCIITVYGVTV
- a CDS encoding hypothetical protein (TriTrypDB/GeneDB-style sysID: LpmP.05.0420), which produces MLRHSLWRYRRISYVTDVEGDFAYFQRFVAISRVLQWESTKPAVSSDPPRSSAGNSNDRGVANARWAPLSSAVLPAPSKAFPASNPAANMQTLDTTTTATAAAAVDAYEPGYCHLVDLSRYRLGFQDASSHFVFGGDAFDHGSDITFGEVLLDFKRRFPSRVHLLLGNRDVNKMAMYPRMAREVEGMTPDAAEDNVFTLTPPSKETIVAAAVSLTEPVRYRDFLLRQQRQEAQQQDGAGHAASSPCGGGACVSSSNTLCTDAISFLQWALQYKLGGPNTFAHRRQELRELAAMAADGCGAVTVAPPATNAEAIRYGSANAEDAVVAASFFAAAQPGGVYYEYIRAGVLSVVLDGVLFVHGGVNSRNAGFVPSLEATSYAEQRTAGQWLLPGIPAQEAASAPEAASATSALDWLAALERFKAAAFSDWSNGTPLCGEALRAYVYPRFVAPHSIAVGTVMNVDGPHHIPLTVAAYLLQSGIHTVCSGHQPVGDTPAIVRQPGGFTIVDADNSYCGRGNEFCTQFNRRGAAVMELVFEHPDDHGGGDDVASHSAAAASPSLIVHGCRADSTPFEFDIYSDWRVGRYVGDGWWVRLPPEATAAASSSSDSGSEAAHAGLYELRRTRDGFRHEETRWATAAEVDTWLWQAAASRQATVPGELAQRYTAEELAEVRVHRLKTKVKPT
- a CDS encoding hypothetical protein (TriTrypDB/GeneDB-style sysID: LpmP.05.0430), producing the protein MSSTWLHALRTYAKRTNTTSTSLVARRHLFDELCAAHLCRLPNAQLHPDALAVLREARWSLLREGTTADKAELLEHIVRQYSQASEKAMYVAPTASCSPDGMSSCAEAHRKQPMKKSSRAQFLQNRSPEHSTRSSSPSNLLSDVQLSEMSILQQLLLEQVQCLVEAKVSDIPLSARHYRYPMRSPLLATVSPELPLLLLEELTQQSSAVSSTIDWEARVDCCVGLVAAGHTQEALALCGDDGSAFRAVIHRVAQLRRDGWRCAWALADAVPLSRVLDDAATASFEWLRGVLEANDMRHRAVVGARQPASADANPKRNVVFEWVDCLRRLIVSSSTVPLTSAEGQQQQQRVSATALRLIMDTYLSICPASRWRDAVGAVLELAGTTSGAPAVAQAAAEGKRFADAVTMGRLMSMLQAAEQPWMVLLFFYGDSLALQVASSGSRTDSSTKRPESNGTARWRVSDESVQAKAAECVRAARDADRLTVATGTMLKERDKHHAAIYNHAMVALAATGHYTEAMLFYRTLPRPLVNCYTHWSVLQLFLRPTHDRHAASALRSSDNYDQCTRALRHLIRMNTAGSEAADAPTEVNDNRDGAHPAKPISFTREQGGVWESMTLWAALRRDAETVDLCAMHAPAASRYAHPIALLSAAASRSDGWSSAQAQVRHMCRAPRTTLKELSLATAVMASFFPHWPDDTAAAEPPVRAELFDEVACSMARLVGRSQSRMDEMLQFLVDYSVSLRRRRRTPMTPQEEEAALDDILVKENVLASTIDLARPRPPGADRGHQSSDKSGADDPRVWRTLVRVMASVAELQGLSAARAAPALVSIGVPAELVIDLLPT